A genomic window from Desulfuromonas thiophila includes:
- a CDS encoding type IV pilus twitching motility protein PilT, whose product MTAFDIFVEKVVLHNRLTTTELLHKAKAYLASHPELELADLLVRANVLKPPQVSQIRARFAASQTAADTMEAPSPLPAEVQAEGQAASETGTDSQITAPSATPVTALQSLEDYLALARAEGASDLHINAGCQPLLRKKGQLVALEREPFTAQETETLLFSALDGSQTAVLRQQLSLDTCCQFATLGRFRSCFARQNRGWDGAFRVISQQIPTFEALQLPDHLKRLTEYHQGLVLVVGPAGCGKTTTLAAMLQCINQSRDDHIITLEDPIEYVHQPERAHISQRQVGVHTLSFSAALRAALREDPDVILIGELRDRETASLAISAAETGHLVFASLHTTGAGPTISRLLDFFPPDQQGQVRSMISESIRGIVCQRLIPHKNGEGRALALEILYNTAAIGNLIRENRMFQLPTLMQINRDKGMCQLEDSLQQLVESGQIDGSEAWFAATNKSLFTAFEPKRETA is encoded by the coding sequence ATGACGGCCTTTGATATTTTTGTCGAAAAGGTGGTGCTGCACAACCGGCTGACGACCACGGAACTGCTGCACAAGGCCAAGGCCTATCTGGCCAGTCACCCTGAATTGGAACTGGCGGATCTGCTGGTGCGGGCCAATGTACTCAAACCACCACAGGTCAGCCAGATTCGGGCGCGTTTCGCGGCTAGTCAGACTGCGGCCGATACCATGGAGGCCCCTTCGCCGTTGCCGGCCGAGGTGCAAGCCGAAGGGCAGGCTGCCAGCGAAACGGGCACCGACTCCCAGATCACGGCGCCATCTGCCACCCCGGTTACCGCCCTGCAGTCGCTGGAGGATTATCTGGCTCTGGCGCGAGCTGAAGGCGCATCTGACCTGCACATCAACGCCGGCTGTCAGCCGCTGTTGCGCAAGAAGGGTCAGCTGGTGGCGCTGGAGCGGGAGCCTTTTACCGCGCAGGAGACCGAAACGCTGTTGTTCAGTGCTCTTGATGGCAGTCAGACCGCCGTATTGCGTCAGCAGCTGTCCCTCGATACCTGTTGCCAGTTTGCCACCCTGGGACGCTTTCGCAGCTGCTTTGCCCGCCAGAACCGTGGCTGGGATGGTGCCTTTCGCGTCATCAGTCAGCAGATTCCCACCTTCGAGGCCCTGCAGCTGCCCGACCACCTTAAAAGACTGACGGAATACCATCAGGGGCTGGTGCTGGTGGTTGGCCCGGCCGGCTGCGGCAAGACCACCACGCTGGCAGCCATGCTGCAATGCATCAACCAAAGCCGCGACGATCACATCATCACCCTGGAAGACCCCATCGAATATGTGCACCAGCCAGAGCGCGCTCACATCAGCCAGCGACAGGTTGGCGTTCATACCCTGAGTTTTTCCGCTGCCTTGCGAGCTGCCCTGCGCGAAGATCCGGACGTGATCCTGATCGGTGAGCTGCGTGACCGGGAAACCGCCAGCCTGGCCATCTCCGCTGCCGAAACCGGCCATCTGGTGTTCGCCTCGCTGCACACCACCGGCGCCGGTCCGACCATTAGCCGGCTGCTCGATTTTTTCCCGCCCGACCAGCAAGGGCAGGTCCGCTCAATGATCAGTGAATCCATCCGCGGCATCGTCTGCCAGCGACTGATTCCGCACAAAAACGGCGAGGGCAGGGCGCTGGCCCTGGAAATCCTCTACAACACGGCGGCCATCGGCAATCTCATCCGCGAAAATCGCATGTTCCAGCTGCCCACCCTGATGCAGATCAACCGCGACAAGGGCATGTGTCAGTTGGAAGATTCATTGCAGCAACTGGTGGAAAGCGGTCAGATTGACGGCAGCGAGGCCTGGTTCGCCGCCACCAACAAGTCGCTGTTTACCGCCTTTGAGCCAAAGCGGGAGACGGCCTGA
- a CDS encoding YhdH/YhfP family quinone oxidoreductase, which translates to MSENFTALQVNRNEDKTFTRRIVQRNSDDLPAGELLVRVQYSSLNYKDALSASGHPGVTRNFPHTPGIDAAGQVVSCSDGRFQPGDKVIVTSYDLGMETDGGFGQLIRVPSAWAVALPDGLSLKQSMIFGTAGLTAALSVTALVDSGLTPDQGPVLVTGATGGVGSLAVTVLTRAGFQVTAATGKNSETDYLKRLGATNVISREEVTANSERPMLKPLWSGVVDCVGGTMLEAAIKACRYDGVVTCCGLVGSADLNLNVFPFILRGVRLIGIDSAECPMPRRLHAWQYLAENKDAKLLEQLSEEISLEGLEEKIQAMLKGQVKRRVVVRL; encoded by the coding sequence ATGTCAGAAAATTTCACCGCCCTGCAGGTCAATCGAAACGAAGATAAAACCTTTACGCGCCGGATCGTGCAACGCAATAGCGATGATCTGCCCGCGGGCGAACTGCTGGTCCGGGTTCAGTACTCCTCTCTCAACTACAAAGACGCCCTGTCGGCCAGCGGTCATCCCGGCGTCACGCGCAACTTTCCCCACACGCCCGGCATCGACGCAGCCGGCCAGGTCGTCTCCTGCAGTGACGGCCGCTTCCAGCCCGGCGATAAGGTCATTGTCACCAGCTACGATCTGGGCATGGAAACCGACGGCGGCTTCGGCCAGCTGATCCGGGTCCCCAGCGCCTGGGCAGTCGCCCTGCCTGACGGACTGAGCCTCAAGCAGAGCATGATCTTCGGCACCGCCGGCCTGACGGCAGCTCTGTCCGTAACCGCTCTGGTCGACAGCGGTCTTACCCCCGATCAGGGACCTGTCCTGGTGACGGGGGCTACCGGTGGCGTCGGCAGCTTGGCCGTGACAGTGCTGACCAGGGCCGGGTTCCAGGTAACAGCGGCAACAGGCAAGAACAGCGAAACAGACTACCTGAAGCGCCTCGGTGCAACCAATGTGATCAGCCGCGAGGAAGTAACTGCCAACAGCGAGCGACCGATGCTGAAACCGCTTTGGAGCGGCGTGGTGGACTGCGTCGGCGGCACCATGCTCGAAGCGGCCATCAAAGCCTGCCGCTACGACGGCGTAGTCACCTGCTGCGGGCTGGTGGGATCGGCCGATCTGAATCTGAATGTGTTTCCCTTTATCCTGCGCGGCGTACGCCTGATCGGCATCGACTCGGCCGAATGCCCCATGCCGCGCCGCCTGCACGCCTGGCAGTATCTGGCCGAAAACAAGGATGCCAAGCTGCTGGAACAACTGAGTGAGGAAATTTCCCTCGAAGGACTGGAGGAAAAAATTCAAGCCATGCTCAAAGGACAGGTCAAACGGCGCGTGGTGGTCAGGCTCTAG
- a CDS encoding winged helix-turn-helix transcriptional regulator — MSETASEFEMVYRCGVTVTLEVIGGKWKGLILWHLRLKTLRFSQLQRRLAGVTQKMLTQQLRELEAQGLIHRQVYAEVPPRVEYSLTELGRSIIPILEQMCHWGQAYDHAQTGH, encoded by the coding sequence ATGAGTGAGACGGCGTCAGAATTTGAAATGGTCTATCGCTGTGGCGTGACCGTGACCTTGGAGGTTATCGGTGGGAAGTGGAAAGGGCTGATCCTGTGGCACCTGCGGTTGAAGACGCTGCGCTTCAGTCAGCTGCAGCGACGTCTGGCCGGGGTGACTCAGAAGATGCTGACCCAGCAACTGCGCGAGCTGGAAGCTCAGGGGCTGATTCATCGCCAGGTCTACGCCGAAGTGCCACCACGGGTGGAATACTCGCTGACGGAACTGGGCCGCAGTATTATTCCCATTCTGGAGCAGATGTGTCACTGGGGGCAGGCATATGATCACGCACAGACAGGTCACTGA
- a CDS encoding type II secretion system protein GspG, translated as MSKHQILQLFFILSLLVTQGCTDSESAARKLYNEGMTFQQQGENDKAIEVYKEIVSSYPETETAVEVNKILMSLKALGDINKNIQTKINETELKAKQVQKEDLRAALDLFKLDNGRYPSTEEGLEALVTKPYGYSHWNGPYISNLTAESIDEFVYENNGGFSNIVLSIKTN; from the coding sequence ATGTCAAAACATCAAATATTACAACTGTTCTTTATTCTCTCCTTACTTGTTACTCAAGGTTGCACAGACTCAGAATCAGCAGCTAGAAAGCTTTATAATGAAGGCATGACTTTTCAGCAACAAGGCGAGAATGATAAAGCAATTGAAGTTTATAAAGAAATCGTCTCCTCATACCCAGAAACAGAAACAGCAGTTGAAGTAAATAAAATTCTAATGTCTCTCAAAGCATTAGGGGATATCAATAAAAACATACAGACAAAAATTAATGAAACTGAATTAAAAGCAAAACAGGTTCAAAAAGAAGATTTACGAGCCGCTTTAGATTTGTTCAAGTTAGACAATGGACGTTATCCTTCCACTGAAGAAGGTTTAGAAGCCCTGGTAACTAAACCATATGGTTATAGTCATTGGAATGGCCCATATATTAGCAATTTGACAGCTGAATCAATTGATGAATTTGTTTATGAAAATAATGGCGGGTTTAGTAATATTGTTTTATCTATCAAGACGAATTGA
- a CDS encoding peptidylprolyl isomerase produces MPEKTIVVNNRPISHFDFINAVQSYAMELHRKTADQLDANEREQIQELAVERLIARELIFQQALAQGQIANDTAVQQQIDSIRANFPSEEEFYATLAKAGIDRMAYFRMIRQDLTVNQATDAKLAEAAPPDEAQIAAFYHAHPEKMRKSPMVRASHILIRTTPETTSEAQQQIAALRQQALDGASFADLAREHSACPSAAQGGDLGLFGKGKMVKSFEEAAFALKPGEISPVVETPFGLHLIRVTDAEEPRHLELEEVRDQIAAYLKEQNGARLLQDWVEQLRQNASIRIDS; encoded by the coding sequence GTGCCGGAAAAAACCATCGTCGTCAATAACCGCCCCATCAGTCATTTCGATTTCATCAACGCGGTACAAAGTTACGCCATGGAATTGCACCGCAAAACCGCTGATCAGCTTGATGCCAACGAGCGTGAGCAGATCCAGGAGCTGGCGGTTGAACGTCTGATCGCTCGTGAGCTGATCTTTCAGCAGGCCCTGGCCCAGGGGCAGATTGCCAATGACACCGCGGTTCAGCAGCAGATCGACAGCATCAGGGCCAACTTTCCGTCCGAGGAGGAGTTTTACGCTACCCTCGCCAAAGCTGGCATCGACCGCATGGCCTATTTCCGCATGATTCGGCAGGATCTGACGGTCAATCAGGCCACGGATGCCAAGTTGGCCGAGGCAGCGCCGCCTGACGAGGCACAGATCGCCGCTTTCTACCACGCCCATCCGGAAAAGATGCGCAAATCACCCATGGTCCGGGCCAGCCATATTCTGATTCGCACCACACCGGAAACCACCAGCGAAGCCCAGCAGCAAATCGCTGCGCTGCGCCAACAGGCACTCGACGGCGCCAGCTTTGCTGATCTGGCGCGCGAACATTCGGCTTGCCCCAGCGCCGCCCAGGGAGGCGATCTGGGTCTGTTCGGCAAGGGTAAGATGGTCAAGTCCTTCGAGGAAGCCGCTTTTGCCCTCAAACCGGGTGAAATCAGTCCTGTGGTCGAAACCCCCTTCGGCCTGCACCTGATTCGGGTCACCGATGCCGAAGAGCCGCGCCATCTCGAACTAGAGGAGGTACGCGATCAGATTGCCGCCTATCTCAAAGAGCAAAACGGCGCCCGTTTGCTGCAGGACTGGGTGGAACAGCTGCGCCAGAATGCCAGTATCCGCATTGATAGCTGA